The DNA sequence GGTCGTCGAGCACGTCGTCGACGACGGCGAGCTGCTCGAGGTCCAGCCGGGCTACGCCCAGAACATCATCACCGCCTTCGGCCACGTCGAGGGCCGGCCCGTCGGGATCGTGGCGAACCAGCCCCTGCAGATGGCCGGGACGCTGGACATCAACGCCTCCGAGAAGGCGGCCCGGTTCGTGCGCACCTGCGACGCGTTCAACCTCCCGGTCCTGACGTTCGTCGACGTCCCCGGCTTCCTGCCCGGCACCGACCAGGAGTGGAACGGGATCATCCGGCGCGGCGCCAAGCTCATCTACGCCTACGCCGAGGCGACCGTCCCGCTTGTCACCCTCATCACCCGCAAGGCCTACGGCGGCGCGTACATCGTCATGGGCTCCAAGCAGCTCGGCGCCGACATCAACCTCGCCTGGCCCACCGCCCAGATCGCCGTCATGGGCTCCGGCGGGGCGGTGAACATCCTCCAGCGCTCGGCGCTGAAGAAGGTCGCCGACGCCGGCGGCGACGTCGAGGCCGAGCGGGCCCGGCTCGTCGCGGACTACGAGGAGGCCCTCGTCAACCCGTGGGACGCCGCCCGGCGCGGCTACGTCGACGCCGTCATCGCCCCGTCCGAGACCCGCGTGCAGGTCGTGCGTGCGCTCCGGGCGCTGCGCACCAAGCGGGCGAGCCTGCCCGCCAAGAAGCACGGGAACATCCCGCTGTGACCACCACGGAGATCTCGGCCGCCACGCCCGAGGACTTCTCCGGCGACGACGACACCGTCGCGGTCGCCCTGGCCGGCGCCGGGTCGGCCGGCGACGGTGGGCTGCCGGCCACCGCGGCGGTGCGCGTCGTGCACGGCGCGCCCGACGAGGTCGAGCTGGCGGCGCTCGTCGCGGGCCTCGTCGCGGCCCGGGCGGCAGCCGTCGAGCTCGGCGGCCTGCCCGACGAGGGGGCCGAGCAGGTCCGCACGCGCTGGACCGACCGCACCCGACCGCTCGGGGCCGGCCCCGTCCCCGGGCCGGGCTCGTGGCGCTGGTCGCTGCACCCCTGAGGGCGCGCCGCTGGGCGCTGCATTCCTGACGGCGCCAGACGTCGCACGCCGGCGCCGCGCGTCGCTCCCGCACACCGACGACCCCCGACGCGACACGCCCCCTCACCCGGCCCTCGCCCTGCCGCCGGCCAGGTGACGCCGCGCCGCCCCCAGCCCTGGCGCACCACTACCGGTGCGAGCCACGCCGTGCCGCCCAGCACCGGCGACCCAGCACCCGCGGCCCGGTCCGCGGCAGCCCTCATCCCGTCGGCGACCCTCGTCATGGCTGGTGCGGCGAAGCCGTCCCCGCGGCGCCGGCCGCTCGCAACCCCCAACGTGGGGGGTCCCCCGGCCTCAAGTTTGGGGATTGAGGGCCCCTGTCGGGCGCGGGAGGCTCACCAGTGGGGAACACCGATCGGCGCACGTGCGGCCGACGGCGCTTTGGGGGGGCCCACAGCTGAGGCTGGAGGCCGGGACATGGGGACGACGTCGACCGAGGCACGGTCGCTGCCCCTGACGCGCCGCTGCGCACCCGCCTCCCTCGCCAGGACCGGCCGCCCCCGCCGCCCGCGGCGCACCCGTCGCGGCCGCTGCTCGTGCCGGCCCGCCGTCCGGCGCTCGCCCGCCCCCCGGACCCCTCGCACCAGCCGGGCCCTGCCCCGGTCGTCGCTCGGGACGGACGAGGACTCCGGGCCACGCCGCGGGTGGGACCCGCAGACGGACCGCACAGAGCAGCAGCACTCGGCGCAGGCCTCGGCCCGCCGCCACCTCGCAGGACCAGAAGCTTTCCGACCACCTTGGTAAGGAGCCAACGATGGCCGAAGTACCGCGGCACCGTCAGGACCGCCGCACCAGAGCGACCAGGCTGGGGGCACTCGTCTCAGCGAGTGCCGTCATGCTGTCCGGAGTCTTCGTCGTCACCGGTCCGGCCGGTGCGGCCCCGCCGCCCGGTCAGGACTTCAACGTCACGACCGGCGACCTCGAGTTCGTCCTCAAGCAGATCCAGATCTCCGAGGCGCACGCGGAGGACGTGGTCACCGAAGACCCCGACTCCTCGCCGCTGTGCCGGCCGGGCAACCGCTTTGACGCCGCCACCCAGACCCACGTCGACGCCGACGGCGACCCGTGCGTCGGCGCTCCCACACTCCCCTTCGGCCTGCGCACCGTGGACGGCCGATGGAACAACCTGTTGCCCGGCCAGGATGGCTACGGCGCCGGCGCGCGGACGTTCCCCCGCCTGCTCGAGGCCCAGTACCGCACCGCCGACCCCGTGCCCGCGGGCTTCCCGGGCGCAGGCTCACCGACCACGTACGAGCAGACCCAGGGCATCGTCTTCGACTCCGAGGTCCGCACCA is a window from the Georgenia muralis genome containing:
- a CDS encoding acyl-CoA carboxylase epsilon subunit → MTTTEISAATPEDFSGDDDTVAVALAGAGSAGDGGLPATAAVRVVHGAPDEVELAALVAGLVAARAAAVELGGLPDEGAEQVRTRWTDRTRPLGAGPVPGPGSWRWSLHP